ATGCCGAAGCCCGAGGCGTTTTGCTTCTTCTTCATCACCGTCGAGCGGTACGAGGATTTGGAGCCGCTCGTGGATCGCTTGCGTCCGTTGCGCATGGCGGGAATCATCACCTCGGCGCTGCATATCGGAAACGATCTCCGCATACTGAGTTCCAAGCGTAACTATCCGTGGGCGGAGACCGGTGGCAAGACTCCATTGCCCGAAGATGTGCGCGCGCAGATGCGCAAGACCTACGGCATAAGCGCGTGGAACGCGGGCGGAGCATTGACCGGACCTGCGGGCCATGTGCGGTCCGCGAAAAAGGCGCTGCGCAATGCCGTGCGAGGCTTGGGAAAGCTGGTCTTTGTCGACGACACGAAGCTGGCATTGGCGGGAGCGGTTATCCGCGGCATGCAACGCTTCGGCTTGGGCGGAAAGTTCGCGGAGATGCTTGAATCCTTGAATCCGGTGTATGCCACCCTGAAGGGACGGCCAACGGAAGACGCCCTGCGTGGATCGATGTGGCGATTGCGTCAAGCACCGCCGAAATCCTCGTCTGATCCGCTGGAGCACGGGGCCGGTCTATATTGGCTTTCGCCCGCGCTGCCAATGACCGGACGGGACGCGCTGCGGGTTATGGCCATCGTAGAGCCCGTCTTCGCCCAACACGGGTTCGAGCTGCTGGCCACGTTTACGATGATCAACGAGCGGGCCATGATCGCCATACTTAATGTGGCGTTCGACAAGGCGGTCGAAGAAGAAGCTCAACGGGCGGAAGTCTGCTACCACGCGGCGTTTGAGGCCCTGATGAAGGAAGGGTATGTGCCTTACCGTGTGGGACTGAGCGGTTTGCCGAAGCTGTACGACCCAAACGATGCGTTTTGGCGCGTGGCGGGGCAGATTAAGCTCGCCCTTGATCCCGATGACATCATCTCACCGGGACGGTACATTGCGAAACTGCGCTGATGCGGAAGGATACAAAAGCGGCGCGAGTCATATGATGCTCCGACTCGCGTCTCTATGCGTCCGTCGATATACTTCACGTCGCCCCAGGATAATTGGCAAGGGAGTCAAGGCATGGTTTGGCGCGACAGCACGGTCCTAATCACCGGCGGGACGGGTTCATTCGGAAAGGCATTTGCCAAGCTATTACTTGCAGAACACAATCCGCGCAAGGTGATCATCTACAGCCGGGATGAATTGAAGCAGCACGAAATGTCTCATGGCCCCGGTTTTGACGACCCGCGGATAAGGTACTTCATCGGAGACGTACGCGATCGGGAGCGGCTCTATCGCGCGACGGACGGAGTAGACATCATCGTGCACGCGGCGGCCATGAAGCAGGTGCCTGCGTGCGAATACAATCCGCTCGAAGCCGTGAAGACCAATATCGACGGGGCCAAGAACATCATTGATGTCGCCATCGACAATGGCGTGAAACGCGTGGTCGCGCTTAGTACGGACAAGGCGGTGAACCCGGTGAACCTGTACGGGGCCACGAAACTCGTGGCGGAAAAGCTGTTCGTGCAGGGGAACTCCTATGCGAGCGGCGGCGGCACGAAGTTCAGTTGTACGCGCTATGGCAATGTGGTGGGCAGTCGCGGCAGTGTGATTCCCTTGTTTCTACAGCAGCGCGCCGAAGGGGAATTAACGATTACCGATGAACGGATGACGCGCTTCTGGCTGACGCTGGATCGAGGGGCGCGGTTTGTGATCGAATGCGGCGGGCGCATGCAGGGAGGTGAAGTCTTTGTGCCCAAGATTCCAAGCATGCGACTGGTCGATTTGGCGGAAGCTGTCGCGCCAGGATGCAAGAGGCGTGTGGTCGGCATTCGCCCCGGGGAAAAGCTTCACGAGATGCTCGTGTCAAGTGACGAGTCGTATCACACCTGTGAGCACGAAGACATGTACGTGATTGAACCGGTTATGCCGTGGTGGAGAAACGAATTGCCACAGCAGGGGAAACCCATGGAACCCGGTTCAAAATTCTCCAGCGACGAAAACTCCGAATGGCTGTCTGTCGAATCGCTGCGTCAGATCATTGAAGTTAACAGAACGATAGACGCTGAGTGATTGTCTGCTTAACGGATGATGACCGAGCTGCGCGTTGTGTCGTACATGGACGGATCGGGGAGATTTTCCTCGAAGATCGACACACCATGCTCTTTCCGAAGCTGGTCCATAACCTTGGCGTATAAAATGAGCGGCGCGAGCGCTTCCTTGGACTCTTCCAACGTCTTCTGCGTTTCGGGAACCTCATCCACAACTTGGGCCACAAGAAGCGATTCGGGCAACTGCTCAAGAATTTGCTTGCCTTGCGCATCCAGGCGGCCGCGTTCCCATCCTTGGATGAATATCGGTCCTACGATATCTCCGGGCTTCGATTCCGCCGCCTGTTGCCAGAATCCCGCAAACTTCTGATTGCGAGGATCGTGCGACAGTTGCGCCTCCAGGATGTCCGCTTTGGCGTTGGCCAAGGACTTGGCCACGTCATCGATCGATTCGCCCGCATGCAACCTGCCCACGATCGACGCGGCAATTGAGCCAGCCTCCGGATTCGAGGCCGGCACAAAAACGCCCCTGAAACTCACTTTTTCGTAGTGTTTGAGGTCTTGCTTTCGAGTCTCGTATTCACTCTGATACTCTTCGTCGAGAATTTGGATTAGTCCGCTTTTCATTGCCTCGTCGATGCGAAAGGCGACGGCTTGTTCCGCCTCCAGTTTCTCCAATTCCTTGTCTATCCCCAATTCGCGCTCCTGCTTCATGTATTCGATATCGCGTTGGGTCAATTTGTACTCTTCGGGATTGCCGATCATGCCGACTTGCTCGGGGTTCTTGATAAGGTAGATGCGCTCTGCCAATTCACGAGGCACGTGAATCTTGCCCTGATCTTTAAGAGATTTCGCCAGTTCGTTCTTCAGGCGCATGTCGATGTAATTCTGAAGGGCCTTTAAAAGGTCGCCCCGGGTCTTGATAGTGGGGCGCTCGTCCGGATCCATGTCGTGGAGAATCTTGGTCAAATCGCCGCGGGTGATCGGCTTCCCGTCCATCGTGGCAATCCGGATGCGGTTCTTGTCTGCAATGTACCCACAACCGGCGCCCCACACCATTGCAAATAGAGCAAGCCAGAGTGCGAGACGCGTTCTTCCGTCCTTGACCACGGGGAATCTCCATCTTGAGGTTGTACTTATCCGACCCATTCAGTCTACCATTCGATACGTATCCGAGCAATTTGGTGGTTTGGAGTTCGCGTGCCCAGGCTTGGAGCCCGTGAAAGATTGGAGGGATTCGCAACCATGCCGTCGAGCAACCCCATCACGTCAATGAGCGCGGCCCGAGCCATAGCCGTGGGCCTGTTGATGTCCACCATTATGTACAGCATCGCAGGCACGGCACTGCTCATGCTCGGCATTTTACCCAGAGAGGGTATCGCTGACTTACCTGCCGAAACCGATACGATAGTCAACACGGCATTGACCGTGGCAGGGTTTTTGGCCGTCGCGTTATCCGTGCCCATTCGCAAGGTGTTAGATGGACAGGCCCCGTCTGGAAGCGCGGGCTTTCCGATACGCGCGCGCAACATGATTGTCGGTATGGCACTATCTGAAGGCGCGGGCGCGATGGGACTCGTCACCGCGATTTTGACGGGTAGTCTTTCTATTCCGATGATTCTCTGGGGGGCGGCGATCGGCGGATGCGTGCTGCATTTCCCGACGCAACGCATGCTGGATGATTCGGGCAGTGACCGCCGTTAGTGTGTTCGGGGTTGTATTGCCCATGTTGGAGGCCGATGGACAAAGCGCGGCGCGCATAAGAAACGATGATTACCTCGTTTCGACGAATGATGCTGCTTTTCTACGGCGGGTCCATTCTATTTGTGGCCCTCGTGGCGTGCGTCGCCATTTATCTGCACATATCGAGAGACAACGGGAGCCCCGCAGACCCTGTCCTGAGTGGGGAATTGGCGGAACGTGAGTCCGATTTGAAAGGACTCATTCCTTCTCAGGCCGCTGTTGCGCTATTCGCCCAGTCTCCTCAAGCCGTCTTCGACGCCTGGGGGGCGATCTCCACGCAGTTACTTGGAGAGGATGTGGCGTCAGCCTGGCTCTCGGGTACTTTTGGAGACGGCGAATCCTTGTCGTCCATACTTGCGCGATACTCCGTGAAACCAGATGCTCCGATTGCTGTTATGTTGGAATTCGCTCCAGTGGAGCGGCAATTTGAGACACACTTTGCCGTAGTGCTTCGCTGTTCCGATTCGTCCGGCTTTGTGAACTCAGCCTGGCCGATGCGCACGTCCGCTGTTACTGCGCCGAGATTGCTTGCCGAGCGCGATGGATATGCGCTTATTCTGCACGGTTCGCTTGCATGCGCGGCGTGGGATGATTGGATTGCCATTTCCGATTCCACAGACTTCGTGTCTGACGTTGCCGAGGGATTCTTGGAGAACGCCGCGCGTCTCGATACGGCGACCATGAGTGATGAGACAATTTCCTGCTTTTTCTACCCGAATCGAGTGCAGGCCGTTTGGCTTCCCATCAGAGCATGGCTGCGCGTCACTTGGCCACCGCTCTCGTCAAAGATCGCCAAATCACTCGATGTGTTGCAGCCAGCCCAAGAGGATCCTGGTCCCATCGTTTCGGCAATCCGCTATTCGGACGAAGAAATGGCCGCACGGGTAACGTGGAGCGTGTCCGATTGTCCACGCCTGGCGGCGATGCTCGGCAAATTGCCGGCGAATGAAACCGAGTTGCTTCCTGCAAACCCCGATTCGGTGGCCGCGGGAGAAATCGTGCTTAGCGGCATGTCGGAGACTCTGTTCCGAAACTGGATGGTGCAGGTAGCTGAAAGTACGCACGACGCCGACGTTGGAGATGCTGTTTCGCGAATCGCGAATTCCATTTCGGGGCGAGTGGCATTTGATATCGGGACATTCGATGCCGAAGAGTATCAAATGCGCACGGCATGGGACTGCGACAACGGTGAAGACACCGTGAGCGCTCTCACGTCGATTCTGCCGGTGGTGCCGGGGGCGGATGCGACGGCGGATACCGGCATTGTCATTCACACGGCGCGCGTCATTCAGCCGGTCTATTTTGCGGTAGCGCAAAATCGCGCATACTTGGCTACAGATCTGAACGATATCCGCGATATGGCGGGAGCCAGAAGCTCTGGTGGAATCCAAGCGGCCGGAGCGTACCGCCTTCGGCTGCGCGTTCGCGGCGCACACCTAGCCCAATCGTTGGAACAGACCTCCACATTTGAATCCTTGGGCCTGCCCGATTCGTTCCGTTCGATGATGTCGCACGTTGCCCAGGGTGAGGTTGTGTGGAGTACTGACCAATCGTCCGAGTCTATCGCGCTGCGAATTGCGTTTGCGCGCCCGAATTAGTCAACAGGCGACGAAGTCGAAGGCTGCCGTAGCGATGTATGTCAGCGTCGCTGTGCAATCCACAGGTCGAACGTGATACTCTCTGTCCGCAAGCGCTGTTCGCACGGGGGGTGCACTTTGTCCACGGCGCGTTTTGACACACGGAGATGAGGGAATGATCCGAGCACGCGTGGTTGGCACCGGCCATTTTTTGCCAGAGAAGGTGCTGACCAATTTCGACCTTGAGAAGATAACAGATACGTCCGACGAGTGGATCCGCCAGCGCACGGGGATCCATCAGCGGCATGTCGTAGCGCCCGGAGAGGGCGCATCGGACCTCGGCATCCAGGCCGGACGACGAGCGCTTGAGGATGCCGGCATGTCTGCCTCCGACATCGACTTGGTGATTTGCTGCACCACGACGGCCGACTACATTTTCCCTGCAACTGCATGCGTTGTTCAGAATGCTCTGGGAATGGCGACAACACCCTCATTCGACATCAACGCGGCGTGTTCGGGGTTCATGTACGGGCTAGCCACCTCGGATTCGTTCATTCGCTCGGGCATGTATAAGAACATCCTGCTTATTGGCACGGAAGTGGCCTCCAACCGCATGAATTTCCAAAAGCGCGACACAGCCGTATTGTTCGGCGACGGCGCGGGCGCGATGGTATTGAGCGCGTCCAAAGGGGACCGCGGAGTATTGACCACCCATCTTTGGTCGGACGGGTCCGGGCGAGAAATTCTGTGGTTTCCAGCGGGCGGCTCCAAGACGCCAATCACCCGCGAGAATATCGATACCGACGTGAATACGATCAACATGAAAGGCAAGGAGCTTTTCAAGCGAGCGGTCGTGGAATTTGTCGCGGCCGTCCAGGTGGCGCTGGAAGCCGCCAATGTGAGTATCGACCAAATCGATCTCTTCATACCGCATCAGGCGAATCAGCGAATCATCTCTGCGGTTGGCGAACGTCTCGGCCTCCCCGAGGAGAAGGTCTTCAGCAACATCGACAAAGTCGCCAATTGCACCGCGGGATCGATTCCGCTTGCATTCGACCAGGCCGTCAAGCAAGGCCTGCTTAAGGAAGGCGCGCTGGTTCTGCTTTCATCCTTTGGCGCCGGATTGACGTGGGCCTCCGCCGTCGTGCGGCTGTAGTTGCTCACGTAGACTCTTGGGAAATCACCGCGGGGCATAGGGCGCGCGCGCGCTCAAAACAACGCTGGGCAGATTCTACTTTGCCGAGGCTGTTTGAAACGCGGCCAATGCCCGCATGGATCAAGGGATCCTCGGAGTCGAGTTTAAGCGCTTCCACGTACGTGGCCAGCGCCCCCATCAAATCTCCCTGTGCGTGCTTGCGTTCCGCATCGATTCGTCGCGCGTGTGCGCGCAGACGATGCTGTACTTCTTCCATCGATGGGGCGAGCGCCGATGCTGTACAAAGGTCCTTCTTAGCTTCAAGCGCCTCACCTTGAACATCAAGTATCCGCGCCCGGTACAGGAGTCCCATGATGGAGCGCGCGTCGCGTGCGATTGCCGACTCAATCAGCAGGCGAGCGTCTTCAATGCGGCCTTGCTTACACGCGATGGCTGCAAGCGCCGTAAACACGTGAGAAGGCGCTGTGCCGAGGCTGGCAATCGGTTCAAGCACATTCCGTGCTTCTTCGAGATGACCCGCATTGAGGTGAATAGTCGCAAGCGTTGTTGACGCGGCCAGGTGATTCGAGTCAATTTGCAGTGCGTGCCGCGCGGCATCGGCGGCTTCTTCTGTTTCACCCAACGCCAACAATTGCTCCGCGAGGTCGTGCCATGCTTTGGGATCGTTGGGACGCCGTGCGATTTTCTCACGCGCGATGGCGAGGTAGAGGCGGGCCTTGGCATCGTTGCGCTCGGCGTAACCATAATGATGAATCAGAATGGGTTCGGCGCGGATGCAACCGCCCAATTCCATTACGCTCTCGGTGATGTTCTCGTGCACCGGCTCGCGATAGCGGTATCCGCGATGGTTGCGGAACAAGCGCAAAAGCGGCGCGGCGATGTAGCCCGAAAACCCGCGCGCCATCGGATCGCCCGGTGTCGCGGCGACCCAGCGCCACGCACGCATTTCATTGCAGTAGTTCGCCAGCGTGACTTCGATGGCATCCGCGCCCTCACCGTCCCGGTCGACCAATTCGCGAATGCGCTGCGCTCCCGCCGCATCAACTACTTCATCGGCGTCAAGGTGCAGGAGCCAATCACCGGTCGCCATGTCGATAGAGTGGTTTCGAGCCGCTGCAAAGTCGTCTTGCCATTCGATGCGGTCTGTGCGCGCGCCAAAGCGTTTCGCTATGGAGACCGTATCGTCTGTTGAGCCGGTGTCGGCGATGACGATCTCATCGGCAATGCTCTGCGCGCTCTCCAGGCAATCGGCAAGGCAATGCGACTCGTTCTTGACGATCATGACGACGCTGAGACGCGGCATGCCGGAGCAACTCCCTGAAATAGTAGCCTTTGCGCGGACTATACCACAGAAGGCATGATGAAGCCTTACGGAAAGGAGCAAGATGACCATCGAAACTGAAAACACCGCGCCGATTCGAGTCGCTTTGGTAACAGGCGGTCATCCATTTGACGTGCCCGCTTTGCACAATCTGTTTCGCAGCCTCACGCGCGTTGATTTCTATCCCCAGCATATGGAGGATTTTGCGGCGGACGTGGGAAGCGTACGCGACACATATGATGTAGTTGTCTTCTATCACATGCTCAAAGAGACGCCGACCGGCGACGAAACATGGTACGCGCAACCTATAAAGGCGGCGGTGGAATCATTAGGCGACACTCCGCAAGGTTTGTTGTTGCTCCATCACGCCATTGTCGCGTACCCGGAATGGGAAGTCTGGCGCAATCTCAGTGGCCTCGATCCCAGGACTTTTCAGGGTTACAGCATCGGGGAGGATGTCCCGGTTCGTGTTGCTTCCTCCGGTCATCCGATACTGCATGGTCTTGAAGATTGGGTGATGCAGGACGAGACCTATGCCATGGATGATCCGCTCGATGCGGAGGACGTCCTTTTGACAACGAGTCATCCGAAGAGTATGAAGGTGCTCGCGTGGACGCGCCGGCACCGGCGCGCTCCCGTTTGTTGTATCCAGCCCGGGCACGGTGGCCATGCGTTCGGCCATCCTGCTTTTCGCCGTCTCGTGGGGCAAACCATTGACTGGCTCGCGATGCAGAGCCGCATAGAAAGGGAAGTAGACCGCAATGCCTGACAACGCCGTGCTCGCCATCGCCTCGCATCCCGACGATATCGAATTGATGATGGGGGGCACTTTTGCCTTGCTTGGCAAGGCCGGTTTTGAGCTCCATTACATGAACATCGCGAACGGCTCAATGGGCACCGACAGGGAAACCCGCGATTCCATCATTGCGCGGCGTACTGCTGAATCACGCGCCGCGGCAGAGATGTTTGGCGCAACGTTCCACGAACCCTTGGTTGACGATCTCGACGTTTATTACGACCGGGTGCTCCCGCGCAAAGTCGGCGCGGTCATACGCGAGGTCAAGCCACGCATCATGCTTGTTCAGTCACCCCAGGATTACATGGAAGACCACACAAATGCGTGTCGATTGGCGGTTTCTGCGGCGTTTTTCCGGGGCATGTTCAACTACGTTACCGACCCGCCGCGCAGCCCGTGGGGCGGCCAGATGACGATCTACCATGCATTGCCGTGGGGTTTGCGCGATCCGTTGCGAAGGGTGGTCCGCGCGGGACTGTACGTAAACGTCGAGTCGGTGTTGAAGCTGAAGCGCGACGCGTTGGCGTGCCACCTGAGCCAGAAGACATGGCTTGACGTGAGCCAAGGGATGGATAGCTACCTGATCGCCATGGAAGAGATGGCAGAGAAGGTGGGCAAGATGTCCAAAGTCTTCACACACGCGGAAGGCTGGAGGCGTCACGTTCATATGGGCTTCTGCGGAGAGCACGACGATCCGCTTCGTGATGCGCTAGGCAGTCTAGCGCACGTCTGCGAGGAATACGAAGCGGAGTTAAACGGTCCGCTAGCCTGAGAGAAAGGCTCTGAATTGGCGCTAAGCCAGCAGGCCGCCTTCGAGCCGGATGAGTTCCTGCTTCCACTCCAAGCCTGCCGCAAAGCCGACCAGGTTGCCGTTGGACGCGAGGAAGCGGTGGCAGGGGATAAGTATCGCGATGCGGTTTTGACCGAGGGCGTGCCCGACGGCGCGAGAAGAGCTCTTGGGTTTTCCCATGGCCTCCGCCAAGCTGCCGTAGGTCGCTGTCTGCCCCCAGCCTATGGTTCTTGCCGTCTCCCATACTTCGCGCTGGAAGGGTGTCGCGTCATCGATGTCTAGAGCAATGTCGCCAAATGTCTCGTGTTGCCCGGAAAAGTACCTCTCCAGGGCCGCATTAAGTCTCCAGACGCGACCGTCATTGACGGAAGAATGGAGAATGCTGCGCCGTTCCACGGGGGTGTCCTGCCGGGGCAATTCGAGCCGGTAGAGGCCTTTCACGGAGAACCATCCGTAGACGGGTCCCCAGGCGTGCTCGTACAAGAAATTGGTCGGTTCAGCCATGTTTCTCTCCATATCCCGCGCGTTTCTCGGAACGTATGGTACACAGAGCACGTACAAATTGGAATTATGAAGACTCTCCGATATAATTCGCCTACTGTCCGGATGACACGAAACTCATTGACTGGAGGAAGTCATGCCTAGAGGTAGTCGTTTTAAGATCGCGTGTATTGGTGCTGGCAACGTGGGCTCCACGGCCGCGCAGTACTGCCTGGATATGGAATTGGGTGACGTAATCCTAACGGACGTGGTCGAGGGGATGCCACAAGGCAAGGCTCTCGACCTTCTGCAAGCGGGTCCTGTACGCCGCTACAGTTGCGACGTGACCGGCACCAACGATTACAAGGATATCGCCGGTGTCGATGTCTGCGTGGTGACTGCGGGTCTGCCCCGCAAGCCGGGCATGAGCCGTCTCGATCTCTTGGAGAAGAACGGGCGCATCATGTGCAGCGTGTGTGAAGGTATCCGAAAGTATGCGCGGGAGAGCGTGGTGATCATCGTGACAAACCCGCTCGATGTGATGTGTTATCTCGCGTACAAGTTGCTCGATTTCCCGCCGAACCGCGTGCTTGGCATGGCGGGTGTGCTGGACAGCGCCCGGATGCGCGCATTCGTGTCGCAAGAGCTCAATGTCAGCATGGAGAGCGTTGACACGATGGTTCTGGGATCGCATGGCGACGACATGGTGCCGCTGCCCGAATTTACAACCGTCTCCGGAATTCCCATTACGCAGCTCATGCCCGCCGACCGTGTTGAAGCCATTATGCAGCGGACTCGCAAGGGCGGAGGCGAGATCGTCTCTCTGTTGAAAACCGGAAGTGCTTACTACGCGCCGGGCGCGAGCGCCGCTCGTATGGTGGAGAGCGTGTTGCGCGACGAAGGACAGATATTGCCGTGCGCGGCATATCTGCAGGGCAAGTATGGACTCACGGATGTCTACGCCGGTGTGCCGTGCCGTCTGGGTAAGGACGGTGTAGAAGACATCATCGAGCTCAAGCTCACTCAAGAACAGTTGGCCGCGCTTCACAAGTCCGCCCAGGAAGTGCGAACGGGCATTGACGAGTTGAAGCAGGTCGGGATTCTCTAAGGAGAAGTCGCCATGCGAAACTCGAACGCAGTTCGATTCAAGCTGCTTGTTGTATTGATGGTGTGTGCCGTGTCGTACGCTCAACAGGCTCAAGTTCCCGAGCCTGTCGAAGATGCAACCATAACGGGACGAATTGAAGGTCTGTTCCTGCTCAACGAGCACTTGAGTCCCTTCAATATCAATACCACCACGTCAAAAGGGGTCGTAACCCTTACCGGCAGCGTTGCCGATGACATCCAGAAGGAACTTGCCAGCGACCTTGCGAAGTCGGTCGAGGGAGTCAAAGAGGTCGTCAACAACATAACCGTCGTCGGAACCGTGGTGTCGGAGCGTTCTCAACGCTCGTGGCGCGAACGCGTCGATGACAGCACCCTGACGGCGACGATTCGCACGCGCTTGCTCTACAACAAGGAATTGAAGGGGCTAAAGATCGGTGTGCGCTGCGAGGGCGGAACGGTGACGTTGTACGGCGTCGTCGGAAATGAGCTGGAGAAGCAGCACATTGAGGACGTTGTTCGAGAGACCAAAGGTGTCACGAGCGTTAGAAACGAACTCACGGTACAGCCGAAAGAAAAGACGGACATCGTGACGGACGTTGCGCGGACCGCGTCCGACGAGTGGGTTGAGAAGCGCGTTCAGGCGGCTCTTCTCGTGAACAAGTACATCAGCGTGCGTGACCTCAACGTGAAGGTCCGAAACGGGCTCTGCATTCTCACGGGGATTGTGGATTCGCCGAAACAGAAGGAACTGGCCGGCAGTCTGGCCATGAGTATCCTCGGCGTAACCGGCGTTCAGAACGATATCACGCTTTATGAGCCGCCGGCTTTGAGTCCCGCTGCTCCGGCTCCTGCTACTCCTTCGGCAACTACGAATTAGGCAACCGCTAATTTGGATCGAGCCTCTGCTTTCCGCAGGGGCTCGATTACTTTTTCGTCTTGCGTCCACCCAATTCCTTGTGGCGGAAGCAGTGGATCAGATGGTCGTTGACCATCCCAACCGCCTGCATGAAGGCATAGCAGATGGTGGATCCGACAAACTTGAATCCCCTTTTCTTCAAGTCCTTGCTGAGGGCATCGGATTCGGGAGTGCGCGCGGGCACTTCCTTGAGCGCGTGCCACGCGTTAATTCTGGGCGCGCCGCCAACGAAATCCCAAACGTAAGCGTCGAAGGAGCCAAATTCCTTCTGCACGGCCAGGAATGCCTTGGCATTGGCCACAGCGGCCTCCACCTTCGCGCGATTGCGCACGATGCGGGCATCTTGCAGCAGGAGTGCGATCTTCGCTGCATCGAATCGGGCCACTCTCTCTGGAGCAAAACCATCAAAGAGTTCCCGGTACCCGGCTCGTTTGTTCAATATCGTTGACCAGCTTAGACCTGCTTGCGCACCTTCAAGAATGAGGAACTCGAACAGCAGTCGATCGTCATGAACCGGCACTCCCCACTCTTTGTCATGATAGCGGATATACTCGTCACCACGAGCCCACTCACAGCGCTTTTCCATACCCCCTCCTCGCATGCAGCATGAACTCTACAAACTGCTCAGAAGCGATTGAAGCACCGATTTCATTTCTTCGGCATATCCTTTGGGGTCAAGAATCCGAATCGTCGGAACGCTCATGCCGCCTTCTGTCACCAGAGCGGTCTTCCCGTCCGGTTCGAGGCGAAACATCGCGGGCGCAAAATCGAAAGTCTTTCCCTTTCGCCCTGCCGCATCCAGAAATGCCGCCGTACACCACATGTTCCGCTCTTGAGGCCACCATTTTGATTTGGCTTCACTACGGATCGGCGCAGTGAGAGCCTTCACGGGGCCGTCATCTACGACAGGCGTCTTGTCAAGAGCATAGATGAAGAACTGCTGCAATTCGGGACGCACTCTGTCCAAAACATCACTCTGGCGAAATACCCAGAACGATTGACGCGTCTCCGTGCCGAAACAAGGGACCCAATAGATGGGTAGTCCGCTTTCGAGAATGCGTCGATAGGAGTTGAC
This genomic window from Candidatus Hydrogenedentota bacterium contains:
- a CDS encoding DNA-3-methyladenine glycosylase I, producing the protein MEKRCEWARGDEYIRYHDKEWGVPVHDDRLLFEFLILEGAQAGLSWSTILNKRAGYRELFDGFAPERVARFDAAKIALLLQDARIVRNRAKVEAAVANAKAFLAVQKEFGSFDAYVWDFVGGAPRINAWHALKEVPARTPESDALSKDLKKRGFKFVGSTICYAFMQAVGMVNDHLIHCFRHKELGGRKTKK
- a CDS encoding BON domain-containing protein is translated as MRNSNAVRFKLLVVLMVCAVSYAQQAQVPEPVEDATITGRIEGLFLLNEHLSPFNINTTTSKGVVTLTGSVADDIQKELASDLAKSVEGVKEVVNNITVVGTVVSERSQRSWRERVDDSTLTATIRTRLLYNKELKGLKIGVRCEGGTVTLYGVVGNELEKQHIEDVVRETKGVTSVRNELTVQPKEKTDIVTDVARTASDEWVEKRVQAALLVNKYISVRDLNVKVRNGLCILTGIVDSPKQKELAGSLAMSILGVTGVQNDITLYEPPALSPAAPAPATPSATTN